The following proteins are encoded in a genomic region of Stegostoma tigrinum isolate sSteTig4 chromosome 2, sSteTig4.hap1, whole genome shotgun sequence:
- the LOC125447360 gene encoding tubulin polymerization-promoting protein — protein sequence MADCKAKPASSNMDQLSTKIQNDRIQEKAAKRRVSNSNGTNGGATTPDELSDLEETFRKFAIHGDTRATGREMNGKNWSKLCKDCNVIDGKNVTITDVDIVFSKVKAKSFRTITFHQFKDALEELAQKRFKGKIKEEAIQEIHKLIEGKSPVISGITKTVLSPTLSRLTDTSKFTGSHKERFDQSGKGRGREGREYLVQNTGYVVGYKHAGTYDQKVKGSKHD from the exons atggctgactgcaaagccaaaCCAGCAAGCAGCAATATGGATCAACTATCCACCAAGATTCAGAATGACCGGATACAGGAGAAAGCAGCCAAACGCCGCGTGTCCAATTCAAATGGCACTAATGGTGGGGCTACCACACCTGATGAGCTCAGTGACCTTGAAGAGACCTTTAGAAAATTTGCCATTCATGGAGACACGAGAGCCACAGGAAGAGAGATGAATGGCAAAAATTGGTCAAAACTATGTAAAGACTGTAACGTCATTGACGGGAAGAATGTGACGATCACCGACGTTGACATTGTGTTTTCCAAAGTCAA GGCGAAATCTTTCAGGACTATTACCTTTCACCAGTTCAAGGATGCCCTTGAAGAGCTCGCACAGAAGAGGTTTAAAGGGAAGATCAAGGAAGAAGCAATCCAGGAGATTCACAAGTTAATTGAAGGGAAGTCCCCTGTCATTTCAGGGATAACG AAAACTGTGCTATCTCCTACATTATCCCGACTTACAGATACCTCAAAGTTCACTGGTTCCCACAAGGAAAGGTTTGATCAAAGTGGAAAAGGCCGAGgaagagaaggcagagagtaTTTGGTTCAAAATACTGGCTACGTAGTGGGATACAAACATGCTGGCACATATGACCAGAAAGTAAAAGGGAGTAAACATGATTAG